The following proteins are encoded in a genomic region of Streptococcus gwangjuense:
- the aroD gene encoding type I 3-dehydroquinate dehydratase: MKLIVSVMPRSLEEAQALDATKYLDADIIEWRADYLPKEAILQVAPAIFEKFAGRELVFTLRTRYEGGEIDLSPEEYIHLIKEVAQLYQPDYIDFEYYSYKDVFEEMLDFPNLVLSYHNFQETPENMMEILSELTSLNPKLVKVAVMAHTEQDVLDLMNYTRGFKTLNPEQEYVTISMGKVGKVSRITADVTGSSWSFASLDEASAPGQISLANMKKIREILDEA, encoded by the coding sequence ATGAAATTAATCGTTTCAGTAATGCCAAGAAGTTTAGAGGAGGCTCAGGCTCTGGATGCCACGAAGTACCTAGATGCCGACATCATTGAATGGCGTGCCGACTATCTGCCTAAGGAAGCGATTTTGCAGGTAGCTCCAGCTATTTTTGAAAAATTCGCTGGCCGTGAGTTGGTTTTCACGCTGAGAACTCGCTATGAAGGGGGAGAAATCGACCTTTCTCCAGAAGAATATATCCATCTAATCAAGGAAGTGGCGCAACTCTATCAACCAGACTATATTGATTTTGAGTATTACAGCTACAAGGACGTTTTTGAGGAAATGTTGGACTTCCCAAATCTCGTTTTGAGTTACCATAATTTCCAAGAAACACCTGAAAATATGATGGAAATCTTGTCAGAGTTGACGAGCTTAAATCCAAAACTTGTTAAGGTTGCGGTGATGGCTCACACGGAGCAGGATGTTCTAGACTTGATGAACTATACACGAGGTTTTAAAACCCTCAATCCTGAGCAGGAATATGTGACCATTTCTATGGGCAAGGTGGGTAAGGTCTCTCGAATCACTGCAGATGTGACTGGTTCTAGTTGGTCTTTTGCTAGTCTAGATGAGGCCAGTGCACCAGGTCAGATTTCTCTAGCTAACATGAAAAAAATCAGGGAGATTTTGGATGAAGCTTGA
- a CDS encoding class I SAM-dependent rRNA methyltransferase — MNRIRVNKRVEKKLSKGLVLLEASDLENISLKDQEVEVHSQDGNFLGTAYLSQQNKGLGWFVSTDKVTFNQAFFEALFRQAKEKRSAYYQDDLTTAFRLFNQEGDGFGGLTVELYGDYAAFSWYNSYVYQIRKVISEAFRQVFPEVLGAYEKIRFKGLDYESAHVYGQEAPDFFTVLENGVLYQVFMNDGLMTGIFLDQHEVRGSLVDGLAMGKSLLNMFSYTAAFSVAAAMGGASQTTSVDLAKRSRELSQAHFQANGISTDDHRFIVMDVFEYFKYAKRKGLTYDVIVLDPPSFARNKKQTFSVAKDYHKLISQSLEILNPGGIIIASTNAANVSRQKFTEQIDKGFAGRSYQILNKYGLPADFAYNKKDESSNYLKVISMKVSK, encoded by the coding sequence ATGAATAGAATAAGAGTCAACAAACGGGTTGAAAAAAAGCTTTCCAAGGGGCTTGTTTTACTAGAAGCCAGCGATCTTGAGAATATCAGTCTCAAGGATCAGGAAGTAGAAGTTCATAGTCAAGATGGAAACTTTCTTGGTACTGCCTACCTTTCTCAGCAAAACAAGGGCTTGGGCTGGTTTGTGAGCACAGACAAGGTGACCTTCAATCAAGCTTTCTTTGAAGCACTGTTTAGACAAGCTAAAGAAAAGAGAAGTGCCTACTATCAAGATGATTTGACTACTGCCTTTCGTCTCTTTAACCAAGAGGGAGATGGCTTTGGCGGTCTGACAGTGGAGCTTTATGGCGACTATGCTGCTTTTTCTTGGTATAACTCTTATGTTTATCAGATTCGCAAGGTTATCTCAGAAGCTTTTAGACAGGTTTTTCCTGAGGTTTTAGGAGCATATGAGAAGATCCGTTTTAAGGGTTTGGACTATGAATCTGCCCATGTTTATGGTCAAGAAGCACCTGACTTCTTCACTGTTTTGGAAAATGGTGTTCTGTATCAAGTCTTTATGAACGATGGCTTGATGACAGGGATTTTCCTAGACCAGCATGAAGTTCGCGGTAGTTTAGTGGATGGGTTGGCTATGGGTAAATCCTTGCTCAACATGTTTTCCTACACAGCAGCCTTTTCAGTGGCTGCGGCCATGGGAGGAGCAAGCCAGACTACTTCGGTTGACCTAGCTAAACGTTCACGAGAATTGTCTCAAGCGCATTTTCAGGCTAATGGAATCAGCACAGACGACCATCGTTTTATAGTTATGGATGTTTTTGAGTATTTCAAGTATGCCAAGCGAAAAGGCTTGACCTATGATGTGATTGTCCTAGATCCGCCTAGCTTTGCTCGGAACAAAAAACAAACATTTTCTGTGGCCAAGGATTATCACAAGTTGATTTCCCAGAGTCTTGAGATTTTAAATCCGGGAGGGATTATCATTGCTAGTACCAATGCTGCCAATGTTTCCCGTCAGAAATTTACAGAACAAATTGATAAAGGCTTTGCAGGAAGAAGTTACCAGATTTTAAACAAATACGGTCTTCCAGCAGATTTTGCCTATAATAAAAAAGATGAAAGTAGTAATTACCTCAAGGTGATTAGTATGAAGGTTAGTAAATGA
- a CDS encoding LTA synthase family protein produces the protein MGTRLGFVLTLSILYWLKTLLAYTVDFNLDIQLGKLQGNYLAFIAFFNPLPLGLLLLALAFYARSTKIFYGLSIAIYSLLFIWLYSNVFYYREFSDFITANTMKVVSKVSVGTAELELLRFWDFIYFMDFPLLAFLFYKKFIQLDRRPFKFRSSVAITALSALLFSANLFLAEIERPDLLSRGFSNYYIVRALSLPAFLGYSANQSYSANKERAKASETDLQPITDYIQEHSAKPNPDYFGLAKGKNVIYLHLESFQQFLLDYKLNIDGTEHEVTPFLNSLYHSQSTLAFSNIFNQVKAGKTSDAETMLETGLFGLDQGSFMVNYGGTNTQQAAPFILSKNGYQSSAVFHGNIGTFWNRNTTYKQWGYQYFFDASYFTKQDSSNSFQYGLNDKIMMKDSIQYLEHLQQPFYAKYITVSNHYPYASNLTGDELGFPLAKTKDETINGYFQTANYLDSAIKAFFDYLKESGLYEKSIIVIYGDHYGISNSRNPDLAPLIGKTSENWSNYDNAMLQRVPFMVVMPGYEKGQIINTFGGQIDILPTLEHLLGIESNSFLQVGQDLLSPDHQEIIAFRTANSFVTPKYTSYDGRTYYTESGLEISNLDEQAQTELEIVRQAASQQLKISDQIQTGDLIRFYQADHLGKVDTESISYLNSLPILQKIEQEKGSQSTSLFSQRQGKTSTDLFKAPSYQELHPESAETESKSQ, from the coding sequence ATGGGTACCAGACTGGGTTTTGTCCTAACCCTTTCAATCCTCTATTGGCTCAAAACCTTATTAGCCTATACCGTTGACTTTAATTTAGATATTCAATTGGGCAAGTTGCAAGGGAATTACCTTGCCTTTATCGCTTTTTTCAATCCCCTTCCTTTGGGACTCCTCCTGCTGGCTCTAGCCTTCTATGCTCGGTCAACCAAGATCTTTTATGGCCTGAGTATAGCTATTTATAGCCTTTTATTCATTTGGCTCTATTCCAATGTCTTTTACTATCGAGAATTTAGCGACTTTATCACGGCCAATACCATGAAAGTGGTCAGCAAGGTATCTGTTGGTACTGCGGAACTAGAGTTACTGCGCTTTTGGGATTTCATCTATTTTATGGATTTCCCACTGCTGGCTTTCCTTTTCTATAAAAAATTCATCCAGTTGGATAGGAGACCTTTCAAATTCCGATCCAGTGTTGCCATCACTGCTCTCTCGGCCCTGCTCTTTTCAGCTAACCTTTTCTTGGCTGAAATTGAGCGTCCCGATCTCCTGTCACGAGGATTTTCTAATTATTATATTGTTCGTGCCCTTAGTTTGCCAGCATTTTTAGGCTATAGTGCCAACCAGTCCTATAGCGCCAACAAAGAACGTGCCAAGGCCTCTGAGACCGACCTTCAACCTATCACAGACTATATTCAAGAACATTCTGCTAAGCCCAATCCAGACTATTTTGGCTTGGCCAAAGGGAAAAATGTGATTTATCTCCACTTGGAAAGTTTCCAGCAATTCCTACTGGACTATAAACTCAACATAGATGGAACTGAGCATGAAGTCACTCCCTTCCTTAATTCCCTCTACCATTCGCAATCAACCCTAGCCTTTTCTAATATCTTTAACCAAGTCAAGGCTGGTAAGACCTCAGATGCGGAAACCATGCTGGAGACTGGTTTGTTTGGACTTGACCAAGGTTCCTTTATGGTCAATTACGGTGGTACCAATACCCAGCAAGCAGCTCCTTTTATCCTATCAAAAAACGGCTATCAATCTAGTGCCGTCTTTCACGGTAATATTGGGACCTTCTGGAACCGAAATACAACCTACAAACAATGGGGCTACCAATACTTCTTTGATGCTTCCTATTTTACCAAGCAAGACAGTAGCAATTCTTTCCAATATGGTTTAAATGATAAAATCATGATGAAAGATTCTATCCAATATCTAGAGCACTTGCAGCAGCCTTTTTATGCTAAGTATATCACGGTATCCAATCACTATCCCTATGCTAGCAATCTGACAGGCGATGAGCTTGGTTTCCCCTTGGCTAAAACCAAAGATGAAACCATCAACGGCTACTTCCAAACAGCTAACTATCTGGATAGTGCTATCAAGGCCTTCTTTGACTATCTCAAAGAAAGTGGCCTCTATGAAAAATCCATCATCGTCATCTACGGAGACCATTATGGCATTTCCAATTCCCGCAATCCTGACCTGGCTCCCTTGATTGGCAAGACTTCTGAGAACTGGTCGAATTACGACAATGCCATGTTGCAACGAGTGCCTTTTATGGTGGTCATGCCTGGCTATGAAAAGGGACAAATCATCAATACCTTCGGTGGACAAATCGATATCTTACCGACTCTCGAACACCTCCTTGGTATTGAGTCCAATTCCTTCCTTCAAGTCGGCCAAGACCTTCTGTCTCCAGATCATCAAGAAATCATTGCCTTTCGAACTGCCAATTCCTTCGTCACACCAAAATACACCAGTTATGACGGACGAACCTACTACACTGAGAGCGGTCTTGAAATCAGCAATCTTGATGAACAAGCTCAGACTGAACTAGAAATTGTTCGTCAAGCAGCTAGTCAACAGCTAAAAATCAGCGACCAGATTCAAACTGGTGATTTGATACGTTTCTACCAAGCAGATCATCTTGGAAAAGTTGATACAGAAAGTATTTCTTACCTCAATTCTTTACCAATTCTGCAAAAGATTGAGCAGGAAAAGGGAAGTCAGTCAACTAGCCTCTTTAGCCAACGACAAGGTAAAACCAGTACTGACCTTTTCAAAGCTCCAAGTTACCAAGAACTCCACCCCGAGTCTGCAGAAACTGAATCAAAATCACAATAA
- a CDS encoding ABC transporter ATP-binding protein — protein MIEFQNVSKLYGDKEALSNLNLQIENGEIMGLIGHNGAGKSTTIKSLVSIISPSSGRILVDGQELSENRLAIKRKIGYVADSPDLFLRLTANEFWELIASSYELTSSDLEASLARLLNVFDFAENRYQVIETLSHGMRQKVFVIGALLSDPDIWVLDEPLTGLDPQAAFDLKQMMKEHAQKGKTVLFSTHVLEVAEQVCDRIAILKKGHLIYCGSVEDLRKDHPDQSLESIYLSLAGRKEEVADASKGH, from the coding sequence ATGATTGAATTTCAAAATGTTAGTAAGTTGTATGGTGATAAAGAGGCCTTGAGCAATCTCAATTTGCAGATTGAAAATGGAGAGATTATGGGCTTGATTGGCCATAATGGAGCTGGAAAATCGACCACCATAAAATCCTTAGTCAGTATTATTTCACCCAGCAGTGGTCGTATTTTGGTAGACGGTCAGGAGTTATCTGAAAATCGCTTGGCTATTAAACGAAAGATTGGCTACGTAGCAGACTCGCCTGACTTATTTTTACGCTTAACGGCCAATGAATTTTGGGAATTGATTGCCTCATCCTATGAGCTAACTAGCTCTGACTTGGAGGCTAGTCTAGCTAGGCTATTGAACGTTTTTGATTTTGCTGAAAACCGCTATCAGGTTATTGAAACCCTTTCTCACGGAATGCGTCAGAAAGTCTTTGTTATCGGAGCACTCTTGTCTGATCCTGATATTTGGGTCTTGGATGAACCCTTGACAGGTTTGGATCCCCAGGCTGCCTTTGATTTGAAGCAAATGATGAAGGAACATGCGCAAAAAGGTAAGACTGTCTTGTTTTCAACCCATGTCCTAGAGGTAGCCGAGCAAGTCTGTGATCGGATTGCTATTTTGAAAAAAGGGCATTTGATTTATTGTGGTAGCGTAGAGGACTTGAGAAAAGACCACCCAGACCAGTCTTTGGAAAGTATCTACCTTAGTCTTGCTGGTAGAAAAGAGGAGGTTGCGGATGCGTCTAAAGGTCATTAA
- a CDS encoding alpha-amylase: MQNQTLMQYFEWYLPHDGQHWTRLAEDAQHLANLGISHVWMPPAFKATNEKDVGYGVYDLFDLGEFNQKGTVRTKYGFKEDYLQAIQALKAQGIQPMADVVLNHKAAADHMEAFQVIEVDPVDRTVELGEPFTINGWTSFTFDGRQDTYNDFHWHWYHFTGTDYDAKRRKSGIYLIQGDNKGWANEELVDNENGNYDYLMYADLDFKHPEVIQNIYDWAEWFMETTGVAGFRLDAVKHIDSFFMRNFIRDMKERYGDDFYVFGEFWNPDKEANLDYLEKTEERFDLVDVRLHQNLFEASQAGANYDLRGIFTDSLVELKPYKAVTFVDNHDTQRGQALESTVEEWFKPAAHALILLRQDGLPCVFYGDYYGISGQYAQQDFKEVLDRLLAIRKYLAYGEQNDYFDDANCIGWVRSGAENQSPIAVLISNDQENRKSMFVGQEWANQTFVDLLENHQGQITIDEEGYGQFPVSAASVSVWAANTI; the protein is encoded by the coding sequence ATGCAAAATCAAACACTCATGCAATACTTTGAATGGTATCTGCCCCATGACGGCCAGCACTGGACGCGTCTGGCTGAAGATGCTCAACACCTTGCTAATCTCGGTATTAGTCATGTCTGGATGCCACCAGCTTTTAAGGCAACCAATGAAAAAGATGTCGGCTATGGTGTCTATGACCTATTTGACCTTGGAGAGTTCAACCAAAAAGGGACAGTCCGTACCAAGTATGGTTTCAAAGAAGACTATCTTCAAGCTATTCAAGCCCTAAAAGCACAGGGAATCCAGCCTATGGCCGATGTGGTACTCAACCACAAGGCTGCAGCCGATCACATGGAAGCCTTTCAGGTTATCGAAGTAGACCCTGTAGACCGTACGGTTGAACTTGGAGAACCCTTCACCATCAATGGCTGGACTAGCTTTACCTTCGATGGTCGCCAAGATACCTACAATGACTTCCACTGGCACTGGTACCACTTCACAGGTACAGACTATGATGCCAAACGCCGTAAGTCTGGGATTTATCTGATCCAAGGTGACAATAAAGGCTGGGCAAATGAGGAATTGGTCGATAACGAAAACGGAAACTATGACTACCTCATGTATGCCGACCTAGACTTTAAACATCCTGAAGTCATTCAAAATATCTATGACTGGGCTGAATGGTTCATGGAGACAACTGGTGTAGCTGGTTTCCGCTTGGATGCCGTTAAGCACATTGACTCTTTCTTCATGCGCAATTTCATCCGAGATATGAAGGAAAGATACGGTGACGATTTCTATGTTTTTGGTGAATTCTGGAATCCTGACAAGGAAGCCAATCTGGACTATCTTGAAAAAACGGAAGAACGCTTTGACCTTGTCGATGTTCGTCTACACCAGAATCTCTTTGAAGCCAGTCAAGCTGGCGCAAACTATGACCTTCGTGGTATTTTCACAGATAGCTTGGTTGAACTCAAACCATACAAGGCTGTAACCTTTGTCGACAACCACGATACCCAACGTGGTCAGGCTCTTGAGTCTACTGTTGAAGAATGGTTCAAACCTGCAGCCCATGCCCTCATTCTATTACGCCAAGACGGCCTTCCATGTGTCTTTTACGGAGACTACTATGGGATTTCAGGGCAGTATGCTCAACAAGATTTCAAAGAAGTCCTTGACCGCCTCCTAGCCATAAGAAAATACTTGGCCTATGGAGAACAAAATGACTACTTTGATGATGCTAACTGTATCGGTTGGGTACGTTCAGGTGCTGAAAATCAATCCCCAATCGCAGTCTTGATTTCAAATGACCAAGAAAACAGAAAATCAATGTTTGTCGGCCAAGAATGGGCTAACCAAACCTTTGTAGATTTACTTGAAAACCACCAAGGTCAAATTACAATTGATGAGGAAGGTTATGGACAATTCCCAGTCTCAGCTGCTTCGGTAAGTGTCTGGGCAGCCAATACTATTTAA
- the alaS gene encoding alanine--tRNA ligase, whose translation MKQLSSAQVRQMWLDFWATKGHSVEPSVSLVPVNDPTLLWINSGVATLKKYFDGTIIPENPRITNAQKAIRTNDIENVGKTARHHTMFEMLGNFSIGDYFRDEAITWAYELLTSPEWFDFPAEKLYMTYYPDDKDSYNRWIEVGVDPSHLIPIEDNFWEIGAGPSGPDTEIFFDRGEAFDPENIGLRLLAEDIENDRYIEIWNIVLSQFNADPAVPRSEYKELPHKNIDTGAGLERLVAVIQGAKTNFETDLFMPIIREVEKLSGKVYDQDGDNMSFKVIADHIRSLSFAIGDGALPGNEGRGYVLRRLLRRASMHGQKLGINEPFLYKLVPTVGKIMESYYPEVLEKRDFIEKIVKSEEESFARTLHSGQHFAQGIVADLKEKGQSVIAGQDVFKLYDTYGFPVELTEEIAEEAGMTVDREGFEAAMKEQQERARASAVKGGSMGMQNETLQNITVESVFNYNASQLSSKLVAIVADNAEVEAVSEGTASLIFAETPFYAEMGGQVADHGQILDESGKVVATVTNVQKAPNGQALHTVEVLVPLALNQEYTLAIDTNRRHRVMKNHTATHLLHAALHNILGNHATQAGSLNEVEFLRFDFTHFQAVTAEELRAIEQQVNEKIWEALEVKTVETDIDTAKEMGAMALFGEKYGKEVRVVTIGDYSIELCGGTHVGNTSEIGLFKIVKEEGIGSGTRRILAVTGKEAFEAYREQEDALKAVAATLKAPQLKEVPHKVEGLQEQLRQLQKENAELKEKAAAAAAGDIFKDVKEVNGHRYIASQVSVSDAGALRTFADNWKQKDYSDLLVLVAAIGDKVNVLVASKTKDLHAGNLVKELAPIVDGRGGGKPDMAMAGGSNQAKIQELLDEVAGKL comes from the coding sequence ATGAAACAACTATCTAGTGCACAAGTACGCCAAATGTGGCTTGACTTCTGGGCGACCAAAGGTCACTCTGTAGAACCATCAGTGAGCTTGGTTCCTGTAAATGACCCAACTCTTTTGTGGATCAACTCTGGGGTAGCAACCCTTAAGAAATACTTTGACGGAACTATTATCCCTGAAAATCCACGTATTACCAATGCCCAAAAGGCCATCCGTACCAACGACATCGAAAACGTAGGGAAGACTGCACGTCACCATACCATGTTTGAAATGTTGGGGAACTTCTCTATCGGGGATTACTTCCGTGACGAAGCCATCACTTGGGCTTATGAGCTTTTGACAAGCCCTGAGTGGTTTGATTTCCCTGCTGAAAAACTTTACATGACCTACTATCCAGATGATAAAGATTCTTACAACCGCTGGATTGAAGTGGGAGTGGATCCAAGTCACTTGATTCCTATTGAGGACAACTTCTGGGAAATCGGTGCGGGACCTTCTGGACCAGATACAGAGATTTTCTTTGACCGTGGAGAGGCTTTTGACCCAGAAAATATCGGTCTTCGCCTGCTTGCAGAAGATATTGAAAACGACCGTTATATTGAAATCTGGAACATCGTTTTGTCACAATTTAACGCAGACCCTGCTGTTCCTCGTAGCGAATATAAGGAATTGCCACACAAGAACATTGATACGGGCGCTGGTTTGGAGCGTTTGGTAGCCGTTATCCAAGGGGCTAAGACAAACTTTGAAACGGACCTCTTCATGCCGATTATTCGTGAAGTGGAGAAATTGTCTGGTAAGGTTTATGACCAAGATGGTGACAACATGAGCTTCAAGGTTATCGCTGACCACATCCGTTCACTTTCATTTGCAATCGGTGATGGTGCCCTTCCTGGAAATGAAGGTCGTGGTTACGTCCTTCGTCGTCTTCTCCGTCGTGCTTCTATGCATGGTCAAAAATTGGGAATCAACGAGCCTTTCCTTTACAAACTCGTTCCAACCGTTGGAAAAATCATGGAAAGCTACTACCCAGAAGTTCTTGAAAAACGTGACTTTATCGAAAAAATCGTTAAGAGCGAAGAAGAATCATTTGCTCGTACTCTTCACTCAGGTCAACACTTTGCCCAAGGCATCGTAGCAGACTTGAAAGAAAAAGGACAATCTGTCATTGCTGGTCAAGATGTATTCAAACTTTATGACACTTATGGATTCCCAGTTGAATTAACTGAAGAAATCGCCGAAGAAGCTGGTATGACTGTAGACCGTGAAGGTTTTGAAGCAGCCATGAAAGAACAGCAAGAACGCGCGCGTGCCTCAGCTGTCAAGGGTGGTTCAATGGGTATGCAGAATGAAACCCTCCAAAACATCACTGTAGAAAGTGTCTTCAACTACAATGCTAGCCAATTGTCTTCTAAATTGGTAGCTATCGTGGCTGATAATGCAGAAGTAGAAGCTGTGTCAGAAGGAACTGCCTCACTTATCTTTGCGGAAACGCCATTCTATGCTGAAATGGGTGGACAGGTCGCTGACCACGGACAAATCTTGGATGAGTCAGGTAAGGTCGTGGCTACTGTGACAAATGTTCAAAAAGCACCAAACGGACAAGCACTTCATACAGTTGAAGTCCTTGTACCGCTTGCCTTGAACCAAGAATATACTTTGGCAATTGATACAAATCGTCGTCACCGTGTTATGAAAAACCATACTGCGACTCACTTGCTTCACGCTGCCCTTCACAATATCCTTGGAAACCACGCAACACAAGCAGGATCTCTTAATGAAGTCGAATTCCTTCGCTTTGACTTTACCCACTTCCAAGCAGTGACTGCTGAAGAATTGCGTGCCATTGAACAGCAAGTCAACGAGAAAATCTGGGAAGCTCTTGAAGTGAAGACAGTTGAAACGGATATTGACACTGCTAAAGAAATGGGAGCTATGGCTCTCTTTGGTGAGAAATACGGCAAAGAAGTCCGTGTTGTTACTATCGGTGACTACTCTATCGAGCTTTGTGGTGGTACCCACGTTGGCAATACTTCTGAGATTGGACTCTTCAAGATTGTCAAAGAAGAAGGGATTGGATCAGGAACTCGCCGTATCTTGGCAGTGACTGGTAAGGAAGCCTTTGAAGCTTACCGTGAACAAGAGGATGCTCTTAAAGCTGTCGCAGCAACTCTTAAAGCACCTCAACTTAAAGAAGTACCTCACAAGGTAGAAGGACTTCAAGAACAACTTCGTCAACTTCAAAAAGAAAATGCTGAGTTGAAAGAAAAAGCCGCAGCTGCAGCCGCAGGCGATATCTTCAAGGATGTTAAGGAAGTCAACGGTCACCGTTACATTGCTAGCCAAGTTTCTGTATCAGATGCTGGTGCCCTTCGTACCTTTGCAGATAACTGGAAACAAAAAGACTACTCTGATCTTCTTGTCCTAGTTGCTGCTATCGGTGACAAAGTCAATGTTCTTGTAGCAAGCAAGACAAAAGACCTTCATGCAGGAAACCTTGTCAAAGAATTAGCACCAATCGTCGATGGACGTGGTGGTGGTAAACCAGACATGGCCATGGCAGGAGGAAGCAATCAAGCTAAAATCCAAGAATTGTTGGATGAAGTAGCAGGTAAATTGTAA
- a CDS encoding LURP-one-related/scramblase family protein, whose protein sequence is MKTFLVKQKFRLGGERFAIKDDRGEIAYQVEGSFFKIPKTFTIYDVNGEQVSQISKEILTLLPRFEIQLRDGSSFVIRKKLTFWRDKYEFDNLGLRIEGNIWDLNFKLLDDRDQLIAEIRKELFHLTSTYNVTVLEDAYADLVISLCVAIDYVEMLESQSH, encoded by the coding sequence ATGAAAACATTTCTTGTCAAACAAAAGTTTCGTCTTGGAGGCGAACGCTTCGCTATCAAGGATGATAGGGGAGAAATCGCCTATCAGGTAGAGGGATCATTTTTTAAGATTCCCAAAACTTTTACCATCTATGATGTTAATGGTGAACAAGTCAGTCAGATCAGTAAAGAAATCTTGACCTTGCTTCCTCGTTTTGAGATTCAGCTTCGGGATGGCTCGAGTTTTGTCATTCGTAAGAAGTTGACCTTCTGGCGAGATAAGTATGAGTTTGATAATCTAGGGCTTCGTATCGAGGGTAATATATGGGATTTGAATTTCAAATTGCTGGATGATCGTGATCAGTTGATTGCGGAAATCAGGAAAGAACTCTTCCATCTGACCTCTACTTATAACGTAACAGTTCTTGAGGACGCTTATGCAGACCTAGTCATTTCCCTTTGTGTCGCGATTGACTATGTGGAAATGCTGGAAAGCCAATCACATTAA
- a CDS encoding ABC transporter substrate-binding protein has product MKKLYSFLAGIVAIILVLWGIATHLDSKINSRDSQKLVIYNWGDYIDPELLEKFTEETGIQVQYETFDSNEAMYTKIKQGGTTYDIAIPSEYMINKMKDENLLVPLDYSKLEGLENIGPEFLNQSFDPGNKFSIPYFWGTLGIVYNETMVDEAPEHWDDLWKPEYKNSIMLFDGAREVLGLGLNSLGYSLNSKDSQQLEETVDKLYKLTPNIKAIVADEMKGYMIQNNAAIGVTFSGEASQMLEKNENLRYVVPTEASNLWFDNMVIPKTVKNQDAAYAFINFMLKPENALKNAEYVGYSTPNLPAKELLPEEKKEDKAFYPDAETMKHLEVYEKFDHKWTGKYSDLFLQFKMYRK; this is encoded by the coding sequence ATGAAAAAACTCTATTCATTTTTAGCAGGAATTGTAGCGATTATCCTGGTCTTGTGGGGAATTGCGACGCATTTAGATAGTAAAATCAATAGCCGAGATAGTCAAAAACTGGTTATCTACAACTGGGGTGACTATATCGATCCAGAACTCTTGGAGAAATTCACAGAAGAAACAGGAATCCAAGTACAGTACGAGACCTTTGACTCCAACGAAGCCATGTATACCAAGATCAAGCAGGGTGGAACGACTTATGATATTGCTATCCCAAGTGAATATATGATCAACAAGATGAAGGACGAAAACCTCTTGGTACCGCTTGACTATTCAAAACTTGAAGGTCTTGAAAATATCGGACCAGAGTTCCTCAACCAGTCCTTTGACCCAGGCAATAAATTCTCCATTCCTTACTTCTGGGGAACCTTAGGAATTGTCTACAATGAAACCATGGTAGATGAGGCGCCTGAGCATTGGGATGACCTCTGGAAACCAGAGTATAAGAACTCTATCATGCTCTTTGATGGGGCGCGTGAGGTACTGGGACTAGGACTCAATTCGCTAGGCTACAGCCTTAACTCCAAGGATTCCCAGCAGTTGGAAGAGACAGTGGATAAGCTCTATAAACTGACTCCAAATATCAAGGCTATTGTGGCGGACGAGATGAAGGGATACATGATTCAGAATAATGCTGCTATCGGCGTGACCTTCTCTGGGGAAGCCAGTCAAATGCTAGAAAAAAATGAAAATTTACGCTATGTGGTACCGACAGAAGCCAGCAACCTTTGGTTTGACAATATGGTTATTCCCAAAACAGTCAAAAACCAAGATGCAGCCTATGCCTTTATCAATTTTATGTTGAAACCTGAAAATGCTCTTAAAAATGCAGAGTATGTCGGATATTCAACACCAAACCTACCAGCTAAGGAATTACTCCCAGAGGAGAAAAAAGAAGACAAGGCCTTCTATCCAGATGCTGAAACCATGAAACATCTAGAAGTTTATGAGAAATTTGACCATAAATGGACAGGTAAATATAGCGACCTCTTCCTACAGTTTAAAATGTATCGGAAGTAG